Genomic DNA from Ornithorhynchus anatinus isolate Pmale09 chromosome 14, mOrnAna1.pri.v4, whole genome shotgun sequence:
AAAGCAGAGCCACGGAAAAGGTGGGTGGCGGGTCGTTCCGGAAATAATActcccagggggaggggagggggctgacgcTTCACCTCTGCCCTCCGGTTTCCAATTGTAAATCGTACCTCAGTTTATAAACTGAAGAACGACCGCACCGACAACCGAAAGTATCCCAAGGACCAGTGGGGTTTTCTCTGGGgcgttgaagtgcttactatgtgccaggcactgtactaagcgctggctggggtagagacaagccaaCCGAGTTGGTCACAATccacaacccacatggggctcgcagtcttgatctccCTTTTACGTGGGGGATAACCAGGCcccaagaagcgaagtgactcgcccaaggtcacacagcagacaagcggcagagcttagaacccagatccttctgactcccaggcccgtgctctagcccctgggccatgctgcttctgagagatTGGTCGCAGAGACAGAGCAAACCCAAGAGGCGGGAGCCACGTCGGAAGGCGTGGCTGGGCCCCAGCTCCCCGCCGGCCCGGTTCCTTCTAAATGCTTCTCATTCTTCATACGGAAACTGGGTTTGCACACCAGCTGAAGAAAATCTTGTTTCTCTCTTTAAAAGATGTTTTCGGAAGCGGACCAGGGCACCTTACGTGAGATAATGGAACTGATCCAACACCTCTCTGAGCGAGCAGTGGTGCTCGAGAGAGCCAACGTGGTCCTGTGGGAGACGGGAGAGCGGCTGGACTGCCTGGTGGACCGCGACTCGGCTACGGCGCGAGGTCAGTGCGGCCTTGGCCACGTCTCGTTAGCAGACGAGCCCCCCGGGCCACGTCGGCACCGGCGGTTGGTGCCCACGGTGCTCACGGGTCCCCGTCCAGGCGGCTGCTGCCGCTGGAAGAGACCGGCGCCTTTGCACCGCGCTGTCACAGGCTcggcctctgcccccaccccagcctccccagGCTGGTGAAGGGGTGTCACTTTGGCCCGTGAGGCTGACaagcccaagtcacacagcggacagagtggcagggctgagattagtgactcccaggcccgtgctctggaaATCAGTGAACCTCTGGGGGATACTGGGTTTCCCAGgttctcccaggcccagaccgAACCCAAGCTCCTGGCCGGTCCACCCTGCCGCGGCACGGAGGGCCCCCCAGGGACTCTGCCTGGTGGCCCGAAGGAGGCCGGAGGGCACCATCCCTCTGAGGGAGCccacgggagggaaggagggagcggggACAGGCTCTCAGCTCGGCCCCCACACGCCCTGGGTCCACGGACAAGTATTTGGTGCTCTGCAGTTAATTAACCCGGTCTGAAGTCCTGATACCGGCAGGCATTAGTATggtcaaaatgtatttttaactGCTATTGAGCTCAATCATCTTGGTGATGTGGCAATGATCTTTTGCATGTGCCTGcctcacctcttccttccccacttcccaatGCACCAAACTAAAGTTTGGCCTTCGGGATGAGTAGGTACTCACTTGGGAGAATCAAGCTTTCTCTATTACCTGTAGGTAAAGTGAGCTGtcaagagaaaatgaggaaattaAGAAGGATCAGAAAGTactctgtggccgaactggacattccaagcgcttagtacagtgctctgcacatacttagcgctcaataaatactgtggaaggAGAGTAGCAGGACTGTGGCCATAcaggtttttggggggtttttcttTGAAgtgaataaatactaatgactgttACTTTAAAATTCCTGCAGCTTCTTGAAGGATAGACTTATTGGCTAAGGTGGACGCGTAGAGGAAAGATGATATTTTATTAACATATAATTATTCAGATGAAATAGGAGCGCTTCTTGGGACTTGGCAAGGAAGCTATTAAAAGAACGGAATCTAATTAAATTCTCGTAATTACCTTGTCCCTCACTACCATTCAAAGAGTTACTGCCAAATGGGGTTCATGCGGGGGAGCTCGACAACCTAAAACTCACCCAAATTCGGTCCCCTCGGCCGGGCCCAGCGCTGGCGCTGCCCGGCAGCGCTCGTggcagggggaggccggggggagggatgaGCATCGCTCCTTAACCCCCGGGACCTGAGTTAACAGAGCGCGACGGGGAAGACGCACAATCGACCAGGGGGATGGGGCACAAAGTTTATGGACTTTACAGTAAaagctgtttctccctctcttacAAAGACGACACCGACAGTTCCAACTCCCGTGCCCCACCGGGGCTCAGCAGCAAACCTGCCCCGAGGTTGACGGTGCGGTCCTTTGCAAGGTGCCCATAAAAAGGTAACATCCCCACTTACCGTTCTCTCGCGTATCTCCATCGAACCCCGTGACGCGCAATCCCCCAAATGTGTGCTGCAGGGAGAGAGCGCGTTGGGGTGTGGCATAAAGAGGGAAGCGAGGCTTTAAAGAGCTTGAAAACCCCCCGGTAGAGCTCGGGGCCAGACTCGGGACGAGGTGGGATCAGGGCCCGTTGGCTCCTTCGGACAGGATCCGCGAAGGCTCCGTGTACTTGGCCGTCAGGAGGTAGaagagggcgggggcgggcaccAAGGCCAGCAGGGGCAGGTCCTGCTGCAGCTTGTCCACCCTCGAGATGGAGATGATCCCGTAGGCGTGAAGGAGCCAGTGGCTGAAGAGGACGACCAGTCTCTTCTTCCGCGCGAGGAGATCTTTGAAGGACTGGAACCGGGAAGACAGACAGATGCCGGGCGGCTGAAGGGAacacccctccccgccgggggaGCCGcacggggcggcccggcccggtcctgGCCAGTcggatggggtgggggcgggtggggagtgCCGCGAGGCCGGGGCTCAAGGCAATCTGGGCGGGCGGCTTCTCGTGGGAGCCCGTGGGAGCTGATGCTTCGAAAGCTTTGGTGAGCGAGCGTAGCACAGCCTCCCCTACCAAAAGCCCCCTCCCGGCCCAGGTTCAGCCACTTCTGCCGCTTATGAAGTGGAAAAACTAGTCAGGCCCGGGGCGTCTTTCACCTCCGACCCCATCGCTCTCCCCACGTGGAACCTGAAGGCTGTGCTGTCCATGCCAACTACCCCTGCCCTGCTCTGGGGTGGGCTGTGGAGAGCGAGACGGGGGCCcagtcccctcctcaccccatcctccccacctgtACGGGGTCGACAACCTAAGTAGGCGATCCTGCGGCTCGCCCCCGGAAAACGACCGGGTCCCTCAGACCGCCGGGAGACGCCGCAGAAAAGACACGTTTGTTCACTCTGCTGCGCTGGTCAACCTTAGAGTTGTCTGCGCAAGGATTGGGAAGCATCCTACCTCGATTTCAGAAGCAGACATGTAGACAGCCAAGGTAACCAAAGACAGCACCAAAACGATGTACGGAAAGGCATAATCTGGAAGGGATACGGTCGGGATCACGTTAGACAAATCTTGGCACGCAGGTAGCAAtgctcgggggggcggggagttgggaggggagcGGCGCTGCGTGCTAAATCATCCTCAAAAGCCCAGGACTACACCTGCAGCTCTGCTTTTAAACAGCTACTGTGTTGCTGGGCACTTTGATTCCCTAAGGCAAAAACCCAACGGGTTTTCATCTCAACCGCTCACCGTGAGCCAGACAAAGGGACCTGGCGGTGGCTGTGAGAGGAAGTCAGAGTCACCGTTTATTATTCACACATCCTAGCTTCGCATACGATTACTAATAATACTCATAATGGCAtctgagtacttacggtgtgtcagacactgtactctaagtgctgaggtagatacaggcaaatcagattggacacagtccctgtcccccataaggctcacGGGCTtacttcccatcttacagatgaggtaactgaggcacagtgaagcgacttgcctaaggtcacacagcagacaggtggcggagccaggattaactaATTAATGGCACATCGGGGCTTacactctcagtaaataccacctagGGCAAAgtgggggtcgggagggagggaaagaaactaGCATAGTCCCATTAAACTGGGCCCCCCTCGGACGGTAGAGGAAGCTAGAGACGGCCCGCTGTATTGGCGAAGGCCCGTGACGCCGCTACTGTTCCGGAAGACGCCAGACTTACAGAGCAGGCCGCCTCCCACCGCCTGAAGCACCGTCAGGATGGGGAAGAAGTAGAGGGCCGCGTAAATGCTTTTAAACCGATCGGACTTCCCCAGGCCGCAGGCGATCTTCTTCACCAGCAGCGGGCGGAGCAACATCATCAACACCAAGCAGAAGGCGTAGTAGATGAACACGATGGTATATCTGGGAGATAGGAGCAGCAAGGGAGACATCAGCCGACTCCAGGatgcccgggccggggggaggcgacccccaacccctcctctcccccccacccccacccccaccccgcctcggAACCACGGCTTGCAGCTCGGGGCAGTGGGGAGCGGGAAAGGCCCTAGGTCAGGCTGGAGGGGATGGAGATGGCGGGGAAAACCCAGACCAGCTATCCACCGTTGCTGTTCCTCCCCAAGGGGGGTGCAGCGGAGTAATAACCCATCAGTGGCGTCTACAGAGAAGccgcctggctcggtggaaagagcgcgggcttgggaggcggaggtggtgggttctaatcccggctccgccgcttagcagctgtgtgactttgggcaagtcgcttgacttctctgggcctcagttagctcacctggaaaatggggtttaagactgtgagccccacgtgggacctgatcactttgtaataataataacgacgatggtggcatttgttaagcgcttaccctgtgcaaagcactgttctaagcgctggggaggacacaaggtcatcaggtggccccacgtggggttcaacccctcgtgtatcaaccccagcatttagaacagtgcttggcacataataagcgcttaacaaataccctcattattatcattattattattactgagcacttactctctgcagagcaccagactaagcgctagggtgagtACAAGAACCGGCGGATTCCACACCCAGGCTTTCACCCAGACTCCGCACCCTCCACTCGGCTGTTTTAAGGGACCCCTCGGTCGCCTCTCGGGAACGATCCTCCGACAGCGGCAGCCGCAGCGAGGCCGCTGCCGGCCCGTGGCGATCGAGGGAGGGCTGCGGGCGGCTTCCTGGAATGTGTACGCCCCGGGGTCGGGTACTCACAGCGGGTACACGGCCTCGTGGGTGCAGTGCACGGTGGTGACGTAGTCGGGGCTGGGGTTGTAGAGCATCGTGTACCAGTCGGAGAGCATCAGCACGCGGCAGGAGCGGATGTGGAGGACGCCCACGGGGTCGCTGACCAGCAGGGTCACGAGGGCGGCCGCGCCGCACTCCAACAGCGCGGTCACGTGCTGGAACAGGGCGCTGGAGCTGGCGGGGAACAGAAACAAGGCGGCTCGCTCACCGCTGAGCAACACGGCCCCGAAGGAGAACGGCAGGCCTGGCCGTCACCTCTGGTGGCGGGACCGATGGCCGGGCCCAGACCTCGAGGGAATGGAACCGGTAgccgggggctgtggggagggggcgactCCCATCCCCAACTTAATACAGACTAATTATGCCGCGCTGGGAAAAATGAACAGGTTGTGTGGTTCCTTTCCTGGCctgctcccatctcccttctgttgTGCCCCGgtatttctcccttcccctctactctcctttccttccaccttccccccccatctcctcttgcctctcttcTGGCTCACCCTCCCCCAACTAGGACGGCTGCACAAACCACACAGATTCTCTCACCATGCACACCCCTCCCTCCATAGCTCCTCGTGCAGAGACAGACAcccagggaggcagggtggggatgTACACTCCCTCCTGGGAcatcaatctgtaatttatttacttctatcaatgcctgcccccctccccagactgttagctccctgtgggcaggaaatacgtctcttataccatactctcccgggtgcttagtaccgtgctttgcacacagtaaggactcaatacatttgattgaatgagcttaatg
This window encodes:
- the LOC100087003 gene encoding JNK1/MAPK8-associated membrane protein isoform X1 produces the protein MTVDIQPACLGLYCGKTLKYKNDSMEIYGDCGVCPRGQRTNVQKYCQPCMESPELYDWLYLGFMAMLPLVLHWFFIEWYSGKKSSSALFQHVTALLECGAAALVTLLVSDPVGVLHIRSCRVLMLSDWYTMLYNPSPDYVTTVHCTHEAVYPLYTIVFIYYAFCLVLMMLLRPLLVKKIACGLGKSDRFKSIYAALYFFPILTVLQAVGGGLLYYAFPYIVLVLSLVTLAVYMSASEIESFKDLLARKKRLVVLFSHWLLHAYGIISISRVDKLQQDLPLLALVPAPALFYLLTAKYTEPSRILSEGANGP
- the LOC100087003 gene encoding JNK1/MAPK8-associated membrane protein isoform X2 → MTCLGLYCGKTLKYKNDSMEIYGDCGVCPRGQRTNVQKYCQPCMESPELYDWLYLGFMAMLPLVLHWFFIEWYSGKKSSSALFQHVTALLECGAAALVTLLVSDPVGVLHIRSCRVLMLSDWYTMLYNPSPDYVTTVHCTHEAVYPLYTIVFIYYAFCLVLMMLLRPLLVKKIACGLGKSDRFKSIYAALYFFPILTVLQAVGGGLLYYAFPYIVLVLSLVTLAVYMSASEIESFKDLLARKKRLVVLFSHWLLHAYGIISISRVDKLQQDLPLLALVPAPALFYLLTAKYTEPSRILSEGANGP